GTCACCGAGTCGATGGTCGGTCACAAGCTCGGCGAATTCGCACCCACGCGCACCTTCAAGGGACACGTGAAGGACGATAAGAAGGGGAGGCGGCGATGAGCGGCACACCTCGTAGCAAGGAGAACGCCTCGGAGCGTCGGCTCAGCCTGCTGGGCGACGCGGAGGGCGCATTCGCGGTGGCCCGATTCGTTCGCGTCACGCCCATGAAGGCGCGCCGCGTCGCGGATCTGGTTCGCGGAGCTTCCGTCGACCAGGCCGTCTCGACCCTGAAGTTCGCTCCCCAGGCCGCGGCCGAGGACGTGCTGAAGGTCGTAGAGTCGGCAGCGGCGAACGCCGTGACGACGGAAAACCTGTCGCGCGAATCCCTCGTGATTTCGCAGGTCTTCGTTGACGAAGGACCGACGTTCAAGCGCTTCAGGCCGCGTGCCCAGGGGCGCGCGGGCCGCATCCTGAAGCGGACGAGCCACATCACCGTGGTCGTCACCCCACGTGAAGAGAAGGGACGGGCCTGATAGTGGGACAGAAAGTTAACCCGCTCGGGTTCCGCCTGGGCATTACGACCGATCACCGTTCGCGTTGGTTTGCCGACTCGACAAAGCCGGGGCAACGCTACCGCGACTTCGTTCGCGAAGACGTTGCGATCCGGAAGTTGATGACGACAAACCTGGAGCGCGCTGGTATCTCGAAGGTTGAGATCGAGCGTACTCGTGACCGCGTGCGTGTCGACATGCACACGGCGCGTCCGGGCATCGTTATCGGACACCGCGGTGCGGAGGCGGAGCGCCTTCGCGGTCAGTTGGAGAAGCTGACCGGCAAGCAGGTACAGCTGAACATCCTTGAGGTCAAGAACCCCGAGGTGGACGCTCAGCTCGTTGCGCAGGGAATCGCGGAGCAGCTCGCGAGCCGGGTGTCGTTCCGTCGTGCGATGCGCAAGGGCATGCAGTCCGCGCAGCGCGCCGGTGCCAAGGGCATCCGCGTCCAGTGCGCTGGTCGTCTGGGTGGGGCCGAAATGAGCCGCAGCGAGTTTTACCGCGAAGGTCGTGTGCCGTTGCACACTCTGCGCGCGAACATCGACTACGGCTTCTTCGAGGCTCGCACCACCTTCGGTCGCATCGGCGTCAAGGTGTGGATCTACAAAGGCGATGTGACCGAAAAGGAGTGGGCCCGCGAGCAGGCGAGCCAGGCTCCGCGTCAGGGCCGTGGTGGACGTGGCCCGCGTGCGGGCCGTGGGCCTCGCCGCGGTGGCGACCGCAACGCCAATGCGCAGGGAGCTCCCGCTGCCGCCGAGCAGCCGGCCGAGTCCGCTGGTAAGGAGGGCTAATCATGTTGATTCCCCGCAAAGTTAAGTACCGCAAGCAGCACCACCCGAAGCGCACTGGTAACGCGAAGGGCGGCACGACGGTCGAGTTCGGGCAGTTCGGTATCCAGGCTCTGGAGCCCGCCTACCTGACCAACCGGCAGATCGAAGCTGCGCGTATTGCAATGACCCGTCACATCAAGCGTGGCGGTAAGGTCTGGATCAATGTGTTCCCGGACCGCCCGTTGACCAAGAAGCCCGCCGAAACCCGCATGGGATCGGGTAAGGGTTCCCCCGAGTGGTGGGTCGCCAACATCAAGCCGGGTCGGGTTCTGTTCGAGCTCGCCGGTGTTGACGAGCCGCTCGCCCGCGAGGCGATGCGACGCGCGATTCACAAGCTCCCGATGAAGTGCCGTTTCGTGGTACGCGAAGGTGGTGCGAACTGATGGCAATTGGTTCGAAAGGTCTAGCGCCAAGCGACCTCGATGGTTTCACCGACGAGAAGCTCGTGGCGGAACTGGACAACGCAAAGAAGGAACTGTTCAACCTGCGGTTCCAGTCGGCCACGGGCCAGCTGGAAGACCACGGCCGAATCAAGGCCGTCAAGCGCGACATCGCTCGGATCTACACGATCTTGCGCGAGCGTGAGCTGGGTATCCGTACGGCACCGAGCGCGAGCAAGTGAGGCATAGATGAGCGCAGAGAACACTGAAGTCCGCGCCAGCCGCAAGACCCGTCGCGGGTATGTGGTTAGCGACAAGATGGACAAGACCGTAGTAGTTGAGGTCGAAGACCGCGTGAAGCACGCTTTGTACGGTAAAGTTATTCGCCGTACGTCCAAAGTGAAGGCTCACGACGAAGAGAACTCCGCCGGCATCGGTGACCTGGTGCTGATCATGGAGACTCGTCCTTTGTCTGCTACCAAGCGCTGGCGTTTGGTAGAGATCCTCGAGAAGGCCAAGTAAGCAACGCTGAGGTGGCTGCGGCGCACATTGCGCCGCAGCCACCTAGGCATGACAGTTATCCGTTCGGCAAGGCTCGCTTCAGGCGAGAACCAGCACGACGACAGGAGTTCAACACATGATCCAGCAGGAGTCGCGACTGCGAGTCGCCGACAACACCGGTGCCAAGGAAGTCTTGTGCATCCGTGTGCTCGGTGGTTCCGGCCGCCGCTACGCCGGTATCGGTGACGTTATCGTCGCCACCGTCAAGGATGCTATCCCTGGCGGCAACGTCAAGAAGGGCGAGGTCGTCAAGGCCGTCATCGTCCGCACAGTTAAGGAACGGCGTCGTCCCGACGGTTCCTACATCAAGTTCGACGAGAACGCGGCCGTCATCCTCAAGAACGATGGCGAACCCCGCGGAACCCGTATCTTCGGTCCGGTCGGCCGCGAGCTGCGTGACAAGAAGTTCATGAAGATTGTTTCGCTCGCGCCGGAGGTGATCTGATTATGGCGAAGATCCGTAAGGGCGACCTGGTCGTCGTTATCGCTGGTGCCGATCGCACCAAGCAGGGCAAGGTCCTCGAGGTACTAGTCGACCAGGACCGCGTCATTGTTGAGGGAATCAACCGCAAGACGAAGCACCGCAAGGTGGGGCAGACTCAGCGCGGCACTCGCACGGGTGGTATTGAGACCATCGAGGCGCCTATTCACATCTCCAACGTGATGTTGGTTGACCCCGAGACGAAGAAGGGCACGCGCGTGGGACACCGCGTCGAGTCCATCGAGCGGGACGGACGCACGCGTCAGGTTCGCACTCGTTTCGCCAAGCGCTCAGGTAAGGATGTCTGATGAGCACCGAGACAACAGCCATTGAAGCTCCGGCCGTCCCGCGGCTGAAGCAGAAGTACCGTGACGAGATCCTCAAGGGACTGCACGACGAGTTCAAGCACGCCAACATCAACGAGGTTGCGGGCCTGACAAAGATCGTTGTCAACATGGGTGTCGGAGACGCGGCCAAGGACTCCAAGCTGATCGAGGGCGCGATTCGCGACCTATCGACGATCACTGGTCAAAAGCCCCAGGTGACCCGCGCGAAGAAGTCCATCGCGCAGTTCAAGCTCCGGGAAGGAATGCCGATTGGCGCACACGTGACGCTGCGCGGCGACCGCATGTGGGAGTTCCTGGACCGCTTGCTTTCGCTTGCTCTTCCGCGTATCCGCGACTTCCGTGGTCTGAGCGCGAAGCAGTTCGATGGGCACGGCAACTACACGTTCGGCTTGACTGAGCAGTCGATGTTCCACGAAATTGACCAAGACAAGATCGACCGCGTGCGCGGTATGGACATCACGATCGTGACGTCCGCGACCACGGACGACGAGGGTCGCTCGTTGTTGCGCCGCCTCGGCTTCCCGTTTAAGGAGAACTGACATGGCTAAGAAGGCTTTGATCAACAAGGCTGCTGCGAAGCCTAAGTTCGCAGTTCGTGCTTACACGCGTTGCCAACGGTGCGGCCGTCCGCACTCGGTGTATCGCAAGTTCGGCTTGTGCCGTATTTGCCTGCGGGAGATGGCTCACGCTGGTGAGCTCCCCGGTATCAAGAAGAGCAGCTGGTAAACAACTACGTCGCAGGTCCGCTCAGGATTGAGCGGATACCCCGACGAGGAAGGGCGATGGCCCAATGACGATGACTGACCCCATCGCAGACATGCTAACGCGTCTGCGTAACGCCAACTCGGCGCACCACGACTCGGTGACAATTCCCTACTCGAAGCTCAAGGCCCGCATCGCGGACATCTTGAAGGCTGAGGGATACATCGCTGACTGGGATGTTGCCGATGCGAAGGTTGGCAAGAACCTCTCCATTTCGCTGAAATACGGCCCCAACCGCGAGCGTTCGCTCGCTGGCATCAAGCGTGTTTCAAAGCCTGGTCTGCGTGTTTACACGAAGTCGACCGAGTTGCCCAAGGTGCTCGGCGGACTGGGTATAGCGATCCTGTCCACTTCTTCAGGATTGCTCACGGACAAGCAAGCTCACGACAAGGGTGTAGGTGGGGAAGTCCTCGCCTACGTCTGGTAATCGGAAAG
This is a stretch of genomic DNA from Rarobacter incanus. It encodes these proteins:
- a CDS encoding type Z 30S ribosomal protein S14, which produces MAKKALINKAAAKPKFAVRAYTRCQRCGRPHSVYRKFGLCRICLREMAHAGELPGIKKSSW
- the rplP gene encoding 50S ribosomal protein L16, which produces MLIPRKVKYRKQHHPKRTGNAKGGTTVEFGQFGIQALEPAYLTNRQIEAARIAMTRHIKRGGKVWINVFPDRPLTKKPAETRMGSGKGSPEWWVANIKPGRVLFELAGVDEPLAREAMRRAIHKLPMKCRFVVREGGAN
- the rplN gene encoding 50S ribosomal protein L14, which codes for MIQQESRLRVADNTGAKEVLCIRVLGGSGRRYAGIGDVIVATVKDAIPGGNVKKGEVVKAVIVRTVKERRRPDGSYIKFDENAAVILKNDGEPRGTRIFGPVGRELRDKKFMKIVSLAPEVI
- the rpsC gene encoding 30S ribosomal protein S3, encoding MGQKVNPLGFRLGITTDHRSRWFADSTKPGQRYRDFVREDVAIRKLMTTNLERAGISKVEIERTRDRVRVDMHTARPGIVIGHRGAEAERLRGQLEKLTGKQVQLNILEVKNPEVDAQLVAQGIAEQLASRVSFRRAMRKGMQSAQRAGAKGIRVQCAGRLGGAEMSRSEFYREGRVPLHTLRANIDYGFFEARTTFGRIGVKVWIYKGDVTEKEWAREQASQAPRQGRGGRGPRAGRGPRRGGDRNANAQGAPAAAEQPAESAGKEG
- the rpsH gene encoding 30S ribosomal protein S8 — its product is MTMTDPIADMLTRLRNANSAHHDSVTIPYSKLKARIADILKAEGYIADWDVADAKVGKNLSISLKYGPNRERSLAGIKRVSKPGLRVYTKSTELPKVLGGLGIAILSTSSGLLTDKQAHDKGVGGEVLAYVW
- the rpsQ gene encoding 30S ribosomal protein S17; translated protein: MSAENTEVRASRKTRRGYVVSDKMDKTVVVEVEDRVKHALYGKVIRRTSKVKAHDEENSAGIGDLVLIMETRPLSATKRWRLVEILEKAK
- the rplX gene encoding 50S ribosomal protein L24, with amino-acid sequence MAKIRKGDLVVVIAGADRTKQGKVLEVLVDQDRVIVEGINRKTKHRKVGQTQRGTRTGGIETIEAPIHISNVMLVDPETKKGTRVGHRVESIERDGRTRQVRTRFAKRSGKDV
- the rpmC gene encoding 50S ribosomal protein L29, whose product is MAIGSKGLAPSDLDGFTDEKLVAELDNAKKELFNLRFQSATGQLEDHGRIKAVKRDIARIYTILRERELGIRTAPSASK
- the rplE gene encoding 50S ribosomal protein L5; its protein translation is MSTETTAIEAPAVPRLKQKYRDEILKGLHDEFKHANINEVAGLTKIVVNMGVGDAAKDSKLIEGAIRDLSTITGQKPQVTRAKKSIAQFKLREGMPIGAHVTLRGDRMWEFLDRLLSLALPRIRDFRGLSAKQFDGHGNYTFGLTEQSMFHEIDQDKIDRVRGMDITIVTSATTDDEGRSLLRRLGFPFKEN
- the rplV gene encoding 50S ribosomal protein L22 — protein: MSGTPRSKENASERRLSLLGDAEGAFAVARFVRVTPMKARRVADLVRGASVDQAVSTLKFAPQAAAEDVLKVVESAAANAVTTENLSRESLVISQVFVDEGPTFKRFRPRAQGRAGRILKRTSHITVVVTPREEKGRA